The Xanthobacter flavus genome includes a window with the following:
- a CDS encoding tyrosine-type recombinase/integrase — translation MAKLTKRTVDAAEAGAKDYVIWDDELPGFGLRVFKSGKRSYVLQYRSAGRSRRFTIGLHGVWTPERARQEAKAQLGRIAQGDDPAEERLLDRKALTVKELCDLYLADLQTGLILGKGGRPKKPGTIASDLGRIHRHIVPLLGSRRVRDLTKADITKAMKDIMAGKTRISVMTKNLRGKSIVRGGAGTATRTIGLLGGILTYAVEAGIIETNPAHGVRRPKDNVRARRLSEVEYRVLGDLLKAAAENESYRVSVEIIRQIALTGCRRMEMVTLRWAEVDTDASCLRLIDTKEGSSVRPIGLPVVEYLEKRRKEEIGDYVFPGRDGENAFGSFPNHWRKIFADSPLADITPHILRHSFASVANDLGFTEVTIAALVGHAKGSVTSNYIHTLDTALIMAADKISGYIQGLLDGVEFKQTAYALDRGSRKAALAGFLQRAAGDEEAEPDQSVHLAA, via the coding sequence ATGGCTAAGCTCACCAAAAGGACCGTCGATGCCGCGGAAGCCGGCGCCAAGGATTACGTGATCTGGGACGACGAGCTCCCTGGCTTTGGGCTGCGCGTGTTCAAGTCCGGCAAGCGAAGCTACGTCCTTCAGTATCGGTCGGCTGGTCGATCGCGCCGGTTCACGATCGGGCTGCACGGAGTCTGGACACCAGAACGCGCGCGCCAGGAAGCCAAGGCGCAACTGGGCCGGATCGCGCAAGGCGACGACCCGGCCGAAGAACGGCTGCTTGATCGCAAGGCGCTCACGGTCAAGGAACTCTGTGACCTCTACCTCGCCGACCTGCAAACGGGTCTGATCCTCGGAAAAGGCGGCCGCCCCAAGAAGCCGGGCACGATCGCCTCCGATCTCGGCCGCATCCACCGTCATATCGTTCCCCTCCTCGGCTCGCGTCGCGTCAGGGATCTGACGAAGGCCGACATCACGAAGGCCATGAAAGACATCATGGCAGGGAAAACCCGTATCTCCGTCATGACAAAGAACCTGCGCGGCAAGTCCATCGTGAGAGGCGGTGCCGGCACAGCGACGCGGACCATCGGTCTGCTCGGCGGCATCCTCACCTATGCGGTCGAAGCCGGGATCATCGAGACGAACCCCGCGCACGGTGTGCGGCGGCCAAAGGACAATGTCCGAGCCCGGCGGCTGAGCGAAGTCGAATATCGGGTCCTCGGCGACCTGCTCAAGGCGGCGGCCGAGAACGAGAGCTACCGGGTGTCCGTCGAGATCATCCGCCAGATCGCGCTCACCGGTTGCCGTCGCATGGAGATGGTCACGCTGCGATGGGCGGAAGTCGATACCGATGCGAGCTGTCTCCGCCTGATCGACACCAAGGAAGGAAGCTCCGTCCGGCCCATCGGGCTACCCGTGGTGGAATATCTGGAGAAGCGCCGGAAAGAGGAGATCGGGGACTATGTCTTCCCCGGCCGTGACGGCGAAAATGCGTTCGGCAGCTTCCCCAATCACTGGAGGAAGATCTTCGCGGACTCGCCCCTGGCCGATATCACCCCGCACATCCTGCGCCACAGCTTCGCCAGCGTCGCGAACGATCTCGGTTTCACGGAGGTCACCATCGCCGCGCTGGTTGGCCATGCGAAGGGATCGGTGACTAGCAACTACATCCATACGCTCGATACCGCCCTGATCATGGCCGCCGATAAGATCTCCGGCTACATTCAGGGGCTGCTCGACGGAGTCGAGTTCAAGCAGACCGCCTATGCGTTGGATCGCGGCTCCCGGAAAGCGGCATTGGCCGGGTTTCTCCAGAGGGCGGCTGGCGATGAGGAGGCGGAACCGGACCAGAGCGTGCATCTCGCCGCATAA